One Methylosarcina fibrata AML-C10 DNA segment encodes these proteins:
- a CDS encoding helix-turn-helix transcriptional regulator, whose product MATITPIQPTRNTVAAAVMPDIKPLLRRPAVEAATGESRSTIYRKIERGLFPKPVCIGRDKNGNASQAGWPAHEVAAINQARIAGKSDEEIKKLVAELEAARTIGTGA is encoded by the coding sequence ATGGCTACAATCACACCTATTCAACCCACCCGTAACACTGTAGCGGCAGCCGTCATGCCCGACATCAAGCCGCTGCTACGTCGTCCCGCTGTTGAAGCGGCGACCGGCGAAAGCCGGTCAACAATCTACCGCAAAATCGAACGCGGCCTTTTCCCCAAGCCTGTTTGTATTGGCCGAGACAAAAACGGAAATGCAAGTCAAGCCGGATGGCCGGCGCATGAAGTGGCGGCCATCAATCAGGCCCGTATTGCCGGAAAATCAGACGAAGAAATAAAGAAACTCGTGGCCGAGCTGGAGGCCGCGCGGACTATTGGCACGGGGGCCTGA
- a CDS encoding DUF3987 domain-containing protein → MSDYEVIGPGHIVVDVPPAGERGERGESSVLTVGSGGRIGGESRRKLGEFAYQSPEYPVDALGPLADLCKVIALNAQLNPATIGQSILSAASLAAQGSCEVETLSGHKPLSIYALSIAESGDGKSTVESIVLCGIKQYEKERHGAIEARKAEQASLPVKERAIEREPYLLASDATVQGIIKGFLTGWPSQGIFTAEGATMLCGWGMAAEQRANTSANLNKLWDGEAVSVQRGMSGRIQLYNRRFCAHWMIQPDVAQEALTDPALSSIGLWPRFMVSWPEPLPPRKYRRYEFWNDPYVKAFWDRCKAMLRAQVITDDGECGEFRTIRLSDEARQILVETFERMEQARDPANPLHCVKPFAVRLCELACRNAGVLAAYADENTISAERMKNGIALAGYSLDTWRGIFGQREDLTHDRWARELYAWMLKRPNQRASETDILKTATPKHLRNKHKRDVALSILRECGLIQKAVDVVNGDVRIASAEWEAVPNA, encoded by the coding sequence ATGAGCGATTACGAGGTTATTGGTCCGGGGCATATCGTCGTTGATGTGCCCCCGGCAGGCGAAAGGGGCGAAAGAGGCGAAAGCTCAGTACTGACGGTAGGTTCAGGCGGGCGAATTGGGGGCGAATCGAGGCGAAAATTAGGCGAATTCGCCTACCAATCGCCTGAATACCCGGTTGACGCGCTGGGCCCTCTGGCCGATTTGTGCAAAGTGATTGCCCTGAACGCCCAGCTCAACCCGGCAACCATAGGACAGTCCATCCTGTCGGCGGCATCATTGGCCGCTCAAGGGAGCTGTGAAGTCGAGACCCTGTCAGGCCATAAGCCGCTTTCGATTTACGCCCTGTCGATTGCCGAATCCGGCGACGGCAAGTCAACCGTCGAAAGCATCGTTTTGTGCGGTATTAAGCAGTACGAGAAAGAGCGTCACGGCGCGATAGAGGCCCGAAAAGCCGAGCAAGCCTCTCTGCCAGTGAAGGAACGAGCAATCGAGCGGGAACCCTATCTACTCGCTTCCGATGCAACGGTTCAAGGCATCATCAAGGGCTTCCTGACCGGCTGGCCGAGCCAGGGCATCTTCACCGCCGAGGGCGCAACGATGTTATGCGGCTGGGGCATGGCCGCCGAGCAGAGAGCCAACACATCGGCGAATCTGAACAAGCTATGGGATGGGGAAGCGGTGTCGGTTCAGCGCGGCATGAGCGGGCGAATTCAGCTTTATAACCGCCGTTTTTGCGCTCACTGGATGATCCAACCGGATGTCGCACAAGAAGCGTTAACTGACCCGGCTTTATCCAGTATCGGACTCTGGCCGAGGTTCATGGTGAGCTGGCCGGAGCCCTTGCCGCCGAGGAAATATCGCCGTTACGAATTCTGGAATGACCCCTACGTTAAAGCCTTCTGGGACCGGTGCAAGGCCATGCTTCGAGCACAAGTCATTACCGACGACGGCGAATGTGGCGAGTTCCGCACGATCCGTCTGAGCGATGAGGCGCGTCAGATTCTGGTCGAAACCTTCGAGCGGATGGAACAGGCCCGCGACCCGGCAAACCCACTGCACTGCGTTAAGCCGTTTGCCGTCCGATTGTGTGAGCTGGCCTGCCGAAATGCCGGCGTCCTGGCCGCCTATGCAGATGAAAACACCATCAGCGCCGAGCGGATGAAAAACGGAATTGCGCTGGCCGGGTATTCGCTCGACACCTGGCGCGGCATCTTCGGGCAGCGGGAGGATCTGACTCATGATCGATGGGCGCGGGAGCTGTACGCATGGATGTTGAAGCGGCCAAATCAACGCGCCAGTGAAACCGATATTTTGAAAACGGCGACACCCAAGCACTTACGCAATAAGCATAAGCGCGATGTGGCATTATCGATCCTGCGCGAGTGCGGCCTGATTCAGAAAGCCGTGGACGTGGTGAACGGAGATGTCCGAATTGCTTCCGCCGAATGGGAGGCAGTGCCCAATGCTTGA
- a CDS encoding HGGxSTG domain-containing protein: MSTQEQRKRLKAYYKRSSAAFEEWRERGYQYPPPKSEPLPPDLIGLQCGAKTRAGTPCKLKAIYANGRCKWHGGESTGPKTPEGKRRSAMNGFCPKKKRSHTDR, encoded by the coding sequence GTGAGTACGCAGGAACAACGCAAACGCCTTAAAGCCTATTACAAAAGAAGCTCTGCCGCATTCGAGGAATGGCGGGAACGAGGTTATCAATATCCCCCGCCGAAGAGTGAGCCGTTGCCGCCCGATTTAATCGGCCTGCAATGTGGCGCAAAAACCAGAGCCGGGACACCTTGCAAGCTCAAAGCCATTTACGCCAATGGCCGGTGCAAATGGCATGGCGGCGAAAGTACGGGCCCCAAGACCCCAGAAGGTAAACGGCGCTCAGCAATGAACGGATTTTGTCCCAAGAAAAAGCGAAGCCATACAGACCGATAA
- a CDS encoding tyrosine-type recombinase/integrase has product MPLLTVSPTTIRRNLSAPNCRLKVKHRAALTEPKDVAGLLRDIYSYQGTFVVQCAFRFSPLVFQRPGEIRQMEWKDVDLAAREWRYFVTKTEVQHIVPLSRQAIEILQAIRPLTGSGRYVFPSSRGDGRPMSDNTIRTALKTLGYESDVMTAHGFRTTASTLLNEQGWSPGAIERQLCHMPRDAVRAAYNRAQYLDERRKMMQAWADYLDHLKAGAVVILIYKNDK; this is encoded by the coding sequence ATGCCATTGCTCACGGTTTCGCCGACTACGATCCGGCGCAACCTGTCGGCACCCAATTGCCGCCTCAAAGTAAAGCACCGGGCGGCCCTGACCGAACCCAAAGACGTGGCCGGCCTGCTGCGGGATATCTACAGCTACCAAGGAACCTTCGTTGTTCAATGCGCCTTCCGGTTTTCGCCCTTGGTTTTTCAACGTCCCGGAGAGATCCGGCAAATGGAATGGAAGGATGTCGACCTGGCCGCCAGAGAATGGCGCTATTTCGTCACCAAGACCGAAGTCCAGCACATTGTCCCATTATCGAGGCAGGCCATCGAGATACTTCAAGCCATCAGGCCGTTGACCGGATCCGGCCGCTATGTCTTTCCATCCAGCCGCGGCGACGGCCGTCCGATGTCGGACAACACCATCCGAACCGCGCTTAAAACGCTGGGGTATGAAAGCGATGTGATGACCGCGCACGGCTTCCGAACCACGGCATCCACACTTCTGAACGAACAAGGCTGGAGCCCGGGCGCGATCGAGCGCCAGCTCTGCCACATGCCCAGGGATGCCGTCAGAGCGGCTTATAACCGGGCACAATACCTGGACGAAAGGCGGAAAATGATGCAGGCATGGGCCGATTATTTGGATCATCTGAAGGCTGGCGCCGTAGTAATCCTGATTTATAAAAACGATAAATAA